From a region of the Panulirus ornatus isolate Po-2019 chromosome 34, ASM3632096v1, whole genome shotgun sequence genome:
- the LOC139759848 gene encoding blastula protease 10-like — translation MVAWLPWLAFSALLLQVGGISASSVQIGRSLIASYYENSDALPGVVVLGDMLMPQDLYLHLTSDSNSSRKGVSLTNFLWPSENGQPTVPYLFKDKKYKEEILHGMRHWEEHTCIRFREATDDDQNSLSFVKEKSCWSYVGKQEERTQKISIGDGCQQLKTVVHEIGHALGLFHEHMRPERDDFLYINESNILQTNWEQFEKINTTVVDGRGVKFDYTSIMHYSGLDFSSNGRLTMATTEPRHQGLLGRAEGLTHRDKLLVNHMYGCIDKWTACCSLTDNYCKGDGYVGRNCLCVCPPGTEGDLCQKQKGDYYSNMMPACSQVIVKEMTFTSPQYPRPIPTDTWCVYKVQAPPGKVVEVTFRHFHVSKTSSKWPWRCQNAFLEIRESGLYDGEMFCDKDIKTNQSFVSTSRIMILYLDVLLPGSKGFTADVKFFKASNPPMEKPGGAGGLRSQLWLQVCFLFVVYLTHSLM, via the exons ATGGTCGCGTGGCTCCCTTGGCTGGCCTTTTCTGCTCTCCTGCTGCAG GTCGGTGGCATTTCGGCAAGTTCAGTCCAGATTGGCAGGTCACTTATTGCCAGCTATTATGAGAACAGTGACGCACTACCTGGCGTTGTGGTGCTGGGGGACATGCTGATGCCTCAAGACCTGTATCTCCACCTCACCAGTGATTCCAACTCCTCTAGGAAGGGAGTATCTTTGACAAATTTTCTATGGCCAAGTGAAAACGGTCAACCAACGGTACCTTATCTTTTCAAAG ATAAGAAGTACAAGGAAGAAATACTGCATGGTATGCGACACTGGGAGGAACACACTTGCATCAGGTTCCGCGAGGCTACAG ACGACGATCAGAATTCGTTGTCGTTCGTGAAGGAAAAAAGCTGCTGGTCATACGTCGGAAAACAGGAAGAACGTACCCAGAAGATCTCCATCGGCGACGGATGTCAGCAG CTAAAAACGGTGGTGCACGAGATCGGCCACGCCCTCGGCCTCTTCCACGAGCACATGCGACCAGAGCGGGACGACTTCCTCTACATCAACGAAAGCAACATCCTCCAGACCAACTGGGAACAGTTCGAGAAGATCAACACGACGGTGGTGGACGGACGCGGGGTCAAGTTCGACTACACCTCCATCATGCATTACAGCGGACTG GACTTCAGCAGCAACGGAAGGCTGACCATGGCGACAACAGAGCCGAGACATCAGGGTCTGCTGGGAAGGGCTGAAGGCCTCACACACCGGGACAAACTTCTTGTCAACCATATGTACGGATGCATTG ACAAATGGACGGCATGTTGCAGCCTCACAGACAACTACTGCAAAGGAGACGGTTACGTGGGACgcaattgtttgtgtgtgtgccctccAGGGACAGAAGGTGACTTATGTCAGAAGCAAAAAGGAGATTATTACA GTAACATGATGCCAGCCTGCAGCCAAGTCATTGTCAAAGAGATGACCTTCACCTCACCCCAATACCCAAGACCCATCCCCACTG ACACATGGTGTGTTTACAAAGTGCAGGCACCCCCCGGCAAGGTGGTGGAGGTTACCTTCAGACACTTTCATGTGAGCAAGACCAGCAGTAAATGGCCTTGGCGATGCCAGAATGCCTTCCTCGAGATCAGGGAATCTGGATTATACGACGGCGAAAT GTTCTGCGACAAAGACATAAAGACCAACCAGAGTTTCGTCAGTACCAGCAGGATTATGATTTTATACCTCGATGTCTTGCTTCCCGGATCAAAGGGCTTCACGGCAGACGTGAAGTTCTTTAAAGCCAGTAACCCGCCAATGGAGAAGCCAGGAGGCGCTGGAGGCCTGAGAAGTCAACTGTGGCTCCAGGTGTGCTTCCTGTTCGTCGTCTACCTCACCCATAGCCTAATGTAG